In the Ilumatobacteraceae bacterium genome, one interval contains:
- the dcd gene encoding dCTP deaminase: MILSDRTLREQLAAGRIVIDPLDESLIQPSSIDVRISNLFRVFRNHTRAVLDVKDDLQDLTELIEIDADDPDASFMLHPGEFVLGSTFERVAVPDDLVGRVEGKSSLGRLGLLIHSTAGFIDAGFDGHITLELANVASLPITLYPGMKIGQVSFMRMTTPADNPYGKGAAGSKYQGQRGPTPSRYFENFR; this comes from the coding sequence ATGATCCTCTCGGACCGGACCCTGCGCGAACAGTTAGCGGCGGGACGCATCGTGATCGACCCGCTCGACGAGTCGCTGATCCAGCCGAGTTCGATCGACGTGCGGATCTCCAACCTGTTCCGCGTGTTCCGGAACCACACGCGCGCGGTCCTCGACGTGAAGGACGATCTGCAGGACCTCACCGAGTTGATCGAGATCGACGCCGACGACCCGGACGCGTCGTTCATGCTGCACCCAGGGGAGTTCGTGCTCGGGTCGACGTTCGAACGGGTCGCGGTGCCCGACGACCTCGTTGGTCGCGTCGAGGGCAAGTCGAGTCTCGGCCGACTCGGCCTGCTGATCCACTCGACCGCCGGGTTCATCGACGCCGGATTCGACGGCCACATCACCCTCGAGCTCGCCAACGTCGCGAGCCTGCCGATCACGCTCTACCCGGGGATGAAGATCGGTCAGGTCAGCTTCATGCGGATGACCACCCCGGCCGACAACCCGTACGGCAAGGGTGCGGCGGGCTCGAAGTACCAAGGCCAACGTGGCCCCACCCCGAGCCGCTACTTCGAGAACTTCCGCTGA